The following proteins are encoded in a genomic region of Pelodictyon phaeoclathratiforme BU-1:
- the brxL gene encoding protease Lon-related BREX system protein BrxL: protein MSIVLDQLDEKLLEHFRGFVVKKDLVQMLKVGENVPVFVLEYLIANSCSTNDEEAIKKGLDNVKRILSDHYVNPEESALIHSKIKNEGRYKIIDKISVELDTGKDVYWAKLQNSNIKHANISESLVNQHEKMMLGGIWAIIEMRYDPGIMIGSTIYPFVVEEIKPIQLSNFENGHFVRNRSHFTTEEWIDILLRSSGIEPSAEGITRRIKLLLISRLIPLVEANFNFLEIGPRSTGKTYVFKELTPYAVVISGGQGTVAKLFVHGSTGKVGAVGQWDAITFDEATDKLFKERDAIPLMKDYMESGSFSRAGAGGEITGSASIVLNGNINQPIETVLQNSNLLSPLSPEINTDTAFLDRIHYYLPGWEMPKFAPKHFTKNFGFSTDFFSECLKSQRKINHTDVVEEFFALGSHLKQRDTKPVKKTVSGFIKLIHPDGKYTREEVQEYLTIALEMRRRVKEQLKRIGGMEFWDTNFSYIDKNTQEETFVSLPEERSSHLIENSPLQPGVCYTATSDGENLTLVRIETAVVTGSGKLNISGTNSTTPKEDIKNTYQYIKANEKTILNEQHSLKNYDISIQVTSLLGSTIASGIGAAAYVAIISAIYKRNLKPALSILGNISIGGAIERAMNFSDKVSMLSENGAKLVLVPMSNLNELQDLPPSVLGATDVPFYGNNQMLMQKVILGE, encoded by the coding sequence ATGAGTATCGTTTTAGACCAACTGGATGAAAAGCTTCTCGAACATTTTCGAGGCTTTGTTGTCAAGAAAGACCTGGTGCAGATGCTCAAAGTCGGCGAAAATGTCCCTGTGTTCGTACTGGAATATCTGATTGCTAATTCATGTTCTACGAATGACGAAGAGGCTATCAAAAAGGGGCTTGATAATGTCAAGCGCATCCTCAGCGACCACTATGTCAACCCCGAAGAGAGCGCCCTTATCCATTCCAAAATCAAAAATGAGGGCCGCTACAAAATCATCGACAAAATCAGCGTTGAACTTGATACCGGCAAAGATGTCTACTGGGCAAAATTGCAGAACAGCAATATCAAGCACGCCAACATCAGCGAAAGCCTGGTAAACCAGCACGAAAAGATGATGCTTGGCGGTATCTGGGCAATCATCGAAATGCGATACGATCCCGGCATCATGATTGGCTCAACCATCTATCCCTTCGTGGTGGAAGAGATCAAACCGATTCAGCTCTCCAATTTTGAGAACGGCCACTTTGTGCGCAACCGCTCACACTTCACTACGGAAGAGTGGATCGACATCCTTTTGCGCAGCTCAGGGATTGAACCCTCGGCGGAAGGAATCACCCGCCGCATCAAGTTGCTCCTGATATCGCGCCTCATTCCGCTGGTGGAGGCGAACTTCAATTTTCTGGAAATAGGGCCACGATCTACAGGAAAAACCTATGTGTTCAAGGAGCTTACCCCTTATGCTGTTGTCATTTCTGGCGGGCAGGGAACCGTTGCCAAGCTCTTTGTACACGGTTCCACCGGCAAGGTTGGCGCTGTCGGGCAGTGGGATGCTATTACCTTTGATGAAGCAACCGACAAGCTCTTCAAGGAGCGGGATGCCATCCCGCTGATGAAAGATTATATGGAATCCGGCTCCTTCTCCCGTGCAGGTGCCGGTGGCGAAATTACAGGCAGCGCTTCAATTGTGCTGAACGGCAACATCAACCAGCCGATTGAAACCGTGTTGCAGAACTCAAACCTCTTAAGCCCGCTTTCCCCTGAAATCAACACCGATACCGCCTTTCTTGACCGTATACACTACTATTTGCCCGGCTGGGAAATGCCTAAGTTCGCGCCAAAGCATTTCACTAAAAACTTCGGCTTCAGCACGGACTTCTTTTCGGAATGCCTCAAGTCACAACGCAAGATAAACCATACCGACGTTGTCGAGGAGTTCTTCGCGCTCGGCTCTCACCTTAAGCAGCGTGACACCAAACCTGTGAAGAAAACAGTTTCAGGATTTATCAAGCTGATCCATCCTGACGGCAAATACACACGGGAGGAGGTGCAGGAATATTTGACCATTGCTCTCGAAATGAGGCGTCGTGTGAAGGAACAGCTCAAACGTATCGGAGGCATGGAATTCTGGGACACTAACTTTTCCTACATCGACAAAAACACTCAGGAAGAAACCTTTGTCTCCCTGCCCGAAGAGCGAAGCTCTCACCTCATCGAAAACTCGCCCCTTCAGCCGGGCGTCTGCTACACAGCAACAAGCGATGGAGAGAACCTGACTCTGGTTAGGATCGAGACCGCCGTTGTTACCGGAAGCGGAAAACTGAACATCTCCGGCACCAACAGCACCACACCAAAGGAAGACATTAAAAACACCTATCAATACATCAAGGCCAACGAGAAAACCATCCTCAACGAGCAGCACTCCCTCAAGAACTACGATATCTCCATTCAGGTGACATCACTCCTCGGCTCAACGATTGCGTCAGGGATAGGGGCCGCCGCCTACGTCGCCATCATCTCCGCTATCTACAAAAGAAACCTCAAGCCAGCCCTGTCGATTCTGGGGAACATCTCCATCGGCGGCGCCATCGAGCGGGCAATGAACTTCTCTGACAAAGTATCAATGCTCTCCGAAAATGGAGCCAAGCTCGTGCTGGTACCCATGAGCAACCTCAACGAGTTGCAGGATCTGCCGCCTTCTGTGCTCGGGGCTACCGATGTGCCCTTTTATGGCAATAACCAGATGCTTATGCAAAAGGTGATTTTGGGGGAATAG
- a CDS encoding type II toxin-antitoxin system RelE family toxin has translation MFKRYSESQRTAKSQVKLFLEELYASPSISESSHSIKKLKGEKKKGDFFRIRFGEYRLGYEKREDGIIIYRILHRKEIYRYFP, from the coding sequence ATTTTTAAAAGATATTCAGAAAGTCAGCGAACCGCAAAGAGTCAGGTAAAACTTTTTCTTGAAGAACTTTATGCCAGCCCTTCGATTTCAGAAAGCTCTCATAGCATTAAGAAGTTAAAAGGAGAAAAGAAAAAGGGTGACTTTTTCAGAATCCGCTTCGGAGAATACAGATTGGGATATGAAAAAAGAGAAGACGGAATAATCATATATCGTATTCTGCACAGAAAGGAAATTTATAGGTATTTTCCATAA
- a CDS encoding HipA domain-containing protein: MGYSSCCWLTGTVKGATHIVKGWNNNEYPHLAANEFFCMNAARRSGLEVPEFTLSENNQFLIVKRFDLTEEGQYLGFEDFCSLNGIGTAEKYDGSYEKLAKRIRQFVSPELQASALEAYFRSLSLSCIVRNGDAHLKNFGVLYTASNKPVRLAPTYDIVSTTAYIKKDTLALTLDGSKRFPTAKKLIAFAKMHCNLQPAKAKLIIEEVADAVAETVAGLRQHTLDFSDFKPVGEAMLREWNEGLTAIGQNS; encoded by the coding sequence ATGGGTTACTCCTCATGTTGTTGGCTCACTGGAACGGTAAAAGGAGCTACTCATATTGTCAAGGGTTGGAACAACAATGAATATCCCCATTTGGCAGCTAACGAGTTTTTCTGCATGAATGCTGCCCGCCGAAGCGGGTTGGAAGTGCCGGAGTTTACTCTTTCGGAAAACAACCAGTTTCTGATAGTCAAGAGGTTTGACTTGACAGAAGAGGGGCAATATCTTGGGTTTGAGGATTTCTGTTCCCTGAATGGTATTGGTACGGCAGAAAAGTATGACGGGAGCTATGAAAAGCTGGCCAAACGGATTCGCCAGTTTGTCTCTCCTGAACTTCAGGCCTCTGCCCTGGAGGCTTACTTCCGCTCACTATCTCTTTCTTGTATCGTGAGGAACGGCGATGCCCATCTCAAAAATTTCGGAGTACTCTACACGGCATCAAACAAACCAGTGCGCCTTGCTCCCACCTACGATATCGTTTCAACAACAGCGTATATCAAAAAGGACACTCTGGCGCTTACTCTGGACGGCAGCAAGCGCTTTCCGACAGCAAAGAAACTCATTGCTTTCGCAAAAATGCACTGTAATCTTCAGCCAGCAAAAGCAAAACTCATTATCGAAGAGGTTGCCGATGCCGTTGCTGAAACCGTTGCAGGCTTGCGCCAGCATACCCTCGATTTTTCGGACTTTAAGCCTGTTGGTGAGGCCATGCTCAGAGAGTGGAATGAAGGGCTGACGGCTATCGGGCAAAATAGTTGA
- a CDS encoding helix-turn-helix domain-containing protein → MSDIQEIGELLYRRRKTLGLSQQQVASANGISRVTLSRFENGKLPEIGIRKVMAICATLGLELTVKDASPRPTLQELINEREN, encoded by the coding sequence ATGAGCGATATTCAGGAAATCGGAGAGCTTCTCTATCGTCGGAGGAAAACGTTAGGATTATCGCAGCAGCAGGTAGCCAGCGCAAATGGAATAAGCCGCGTTACGCTAAGCCGTTTTGAAAATGGCAAACTGCCGGAAATCGGTATACGAAAGGTTATGGCCATCTGCGCAACACTTGGGCTTGAACTCACCGTAAAAGATGCTTCACCGCGCCCAACCTTGCAGGAGCTGATAAACGAACGGGAGAATTAG
- the hypE gene encoding hydrogenase expression/formation protein HypE, whose product MTIAPLCPSPIMQHETVQMAHGAGGRLSQALMQRVFMPHLHNPFLDLLDDQAKLDLPPGRVAFTTDSYVVSPVFFPGGSIGELSVNGTVNDLAVGGARPLYLSAGFVLEEGFLLVELETIVQSMAEAARKAGVVIVTGDTKVVGKGQCDKLFINTSGIGVIREGANLSCRNLQQGTSLILSGTVGDHGMAIMTSREGLSFQSRITSDCAALNGMIAAMLDAVPAIQAMRDPTRGGVAATLNELAVSSGVGIEINETTIPVKAEVRGACELLGIDPLHVANEGKLVVAVAAADAAQVLEVMHSFEEGRDAVIIGSVTNEHPGMVVMRTAFGSRRIIDLPLGEQLPRIC is encoded by the coding sequence ATGACCATAGCTCCTCTCTGCCCATCCCCGATCATGCAGCATGAAACCGTTCAAATGGCACATGGCGCCGGAGGGCGTCTCTCCCAGGCACTCATGCAGCGGGTTTTTATGCCGCATCTTCATAATCCTTTTCTCGATCTTCTCGACGATCAGGCGAAGCTTGATCTTCCGCCCGGAAGAGTGGCCTTTACCACCGACAGCTATGTAGTGAGTCCGGTTTTTTTCCCTGGCGGCAGTATCGGAGAGCTTTCTGTGAACGGTACGGTTAATGATCTGGCAGTAGGTGGTGCAAGGCCGCTCTATCTCAGCGCCGGGTTTGTGCTTGAGGAGGGTTTTTTGCTTGTCGAACTTGAAACCATTGTTCAAAGCATGGCCGAAGCAGCCCGGAAAGCAGGGGTGGTGATTGTTACCGGAGACACCAAGGTGGTTGGCAAAGGGCAGTGCGACAAACTCTTCATCAACACCTCGGGAATCGGTGTGATCAGGGAGGGAGCCAATCTCTCATGCCGTAATCTGCAACAAGGGACAAGCCTCATTCTTTCAGGAACCGTGGGCGATCATGGCATGGCCATCATGACCTCGCGTGAAGGGCTCTCATTCCAGTCACGCATTACGAGCGATTGCGCCGCACTTAATGGTATGATTGCTGCCATGCTCGACGCTGTGCCCGCAATTCAAGCCATGCGCGACCCGACAAGGGGAGGTGTGGCTGCAACCCTGAATGAACTTGCCGTATCCTCCGGTGTTGGTATTGAAATCAATGAAACAACCATTCCCGTAAAAGCAGAGGTGCGCGGCGCCTGCGAACTGCTTGGCATCGATCCCCTGCATGTGGCCAACGAAGGCAAACTCGTTGTGGCCGTTGCCGCCGCCGATGCCGCACAAGTTCTTGAGGTGATGCACTCCTTTGAAGAGGGGCGCGATGCCGTCATCATCGGATCAGTGACAAACGAGCACCCCGGTATGGTGGTCATGCGCACCGCATTCGGCAGCCGTCGCATTATCGACCTTCCCCTTGGCGAACAATTGCCCCGTATTTGCTGA
- the hypD gene encoding hydrogenase formation protein HypD — protein sequence MKYIDEYRDPQLARKLLDEIRRKTTRHWTIMEICGGQTHSIIRNGIDQLLPDTIELVHGPGCPVCVTPLESIERALLIAARKEVIFTSFGDMLRVPGSSKDLFMVRSEGGDVRILFSPLDALQIARDNPSKEVVFFAVGFETTAPANAMAVWQAAREGIENFSVLVSQVMVPPAMRAILSSPENRVQGFLAAGHVCAVMGYEEYEPVAREFHVPIVPTGFEPVDLLAGILKTVELLEEGRAEVVNRYGRVVSREGNRVAQGIISQVFEVTDRQWRGIGLIPASGLGLRESYRRYDAEKKFDVAHLCAAESPLCMSGSVLQGVLKPDGCPAFARECTPEHPLGATMVSSEGACAAYYNYHRNFAL from the coding sequence ATGAAATATATCGATGAATATCGCGATCCACAGCTTGCCCGGAAGCTGCTTGACGAGATTCGCAGAAAAACCACCCGCCACTGGACCATCATGGAGATCTGCGGTGGACAAACCCATTCGATTATCCGCAACGGCATCGATCAACTGCTGCCAGATACCATCGAACTGGTGCATGGCCCCGGTTGCCCGGTCTGTGTAACACCGCTTGAATCGATTGAGCGGGCTCTTCTTATAGCGGCAAGAAAAGAGGTGATCTTCACCAGTTTCGGCGATATGCTGCGCGTGCCTGGCAGTTCAAAAGATCTCTTTATGGTGCGCAGTGAAGGGGGCGATGTGCGCATTCTCTTTTCCCCGCTTGATGCCCTCCAGATTGCTCGTGACAATCCCTCAAAAGAGGTGGTCTTCTTTGCCGTTGGATTTGAAACTACTGCGCCAGCCAACGCCATGGCAGTCTGGCAGGCAGCGCGAGAAGGAATTGAAAATTTCAGCGTGCTGGTCAGCCAGGTCATGGTGCCGCCAGCCATGCGAGCCATTCTTTCATCTCCCGAAAACAGGGTTCAGGGCTTTCTTGCAGCAGGGCACGTTTGCGCAGTCATGGGCTACGAGGAATATGAGCCAGTCGCCCGTGAGTTTCATGTGCCGATAGTGCCGACCGGTTTTGAGCCGGTTGACCTCCTTGCCGGAATACTGAAAACGGTCGAACTGCTTGAAGAGGGGCGTGCAGAGGTTGTGAACCGCTACGGACGGGTGGTGAGTCGTGAAGGGAACCGTGTGGCGCAAGGGATTATCAGCCAGGTCTTTGAAGTAACCGACCGGCAGTGGCGGGGGATTGGCCTTATCCCCGCAAGCGGACTTGGCCTCAGGGAATCATACCGCCGCTATGATGCTGAAAAAAAGTTTGATGTTGCACACCTCTGTGCCGCCGAGTCGCCCCTCTGCATGAGCGGGAGTGTGCTGCAGGGTGTTCTCAAGCCCGACGGCTGCCCTGCATTTGCCCGTGAGTGCACCCCGGAACACCCCCTCGGCGCCACCATGGTCTCCTCCGAAGGGGCCTGTGCTGCCTATTACAACTATCACCGAAATTTCGCACTATGA
- a CDS encoding HypC/HybG/HupF family hydrogenase formation chaperone, whose protein sequence is MCLAIPGKLLELSIENGLKMGIIDVNGSKTRACLEYVPDIQVGQYTIIHAGFALKIIDDAEAAESLKLWQELIESGAFQPDEEPPSPELL, encoded by the coding sequence ATGTGCCTTGCCATTCCCGGAAAACTCCTTGAACTCTCCATTGAAAACGGCCTGAAAATGGGCATTATTGATGTGAACGGTTCAAAAACAAGAGCATGTCTTGAATATGTGCCCGATATACAGGTTGGCCAGTACACCATTATTCATGCCGGTTTTGCCCTGAAAATCATTGATGATGCGGAGGCTGCCGAAAGTCTGAAACTGTGGCAGGAGCTTATTGAAAGCGGGGCGTTTCAGCCTGATGAAGAGCCCCCTTCACCCGAATTGCTGTGA
- the hypF gene encoding carbamoyltransferase HypF produces MAGVARKETVTALSIKESSAEERRRLRVNGMVQGVGFRPFVYRLAVACDLKGFICNTASGVLIEVQGQLSLLNEFSRRLLGERPPLAFIETIEEMSLPCVSEEAFLIGNSGSGVGVETLIPPDIALCSDCRRELLDPANRRFRYPFINCTNCGPRYTIVDRLPYDRPFTSMHGFTMCEACEREYHDPLDRRFHAQPNACPVCGPTLSLFDASGTLLLGESVVEHNPVDGTSHAQPKTALSCAHTLSGDVVAEAVAFLRRGMIVALKGLGGFHLAVDARNEAAVRRLRERKGREAKPFAVMIRDRSLVHGYCEVSETEMAALSAAQAPIVLLKKKKSSNLAPSIAPGNERLGVMLPYTPLHTLLFDETLDILVMTSANFSEEPIASENEEALLRLKGIADAFLVHNRPIYLKCDDSVTIALSGTLRQLRRSRGYVPAPIYLREDGPVVLAAGGELKNTITILKGSHALMSQHIGDMKNYEAYRHFVQVVAHLQHLFQAVPKLLVHDLHPAYMTTQWAMMQNIPLLGVQHHHAHLVSCLAENREEGPAIGLILDGTGYGTDGTIWGGEVLIGDAAGAARFASLELMPLPGGEAAVMHPWRAALGYLHRSCPDLPDLPFMKGRSIEPVLELLQKRVTIVETSSCGRLFDAVAALCALRGEISYEGEAAIALMHEAGGSMGSKSFRYGLHYEQKPALAPVQSAGGTIGTNDIPAVTERLINTPRGTIANKHDLLHEEKGRWTMLVSPIIRDVVTALQTGMAAGEISRRFHRTLVNCFYEIIGKASKATGITTVALSGGVFQNALLFEALVTELQRAGYKVLTQALVPSNDGGLSLGQALIGRTYLNGNYQGIQ; encoded by the coding sequence ATGGCAGGAGTGGCTCGAAAAGAAACTGTTACAGCACTGAGCATCAAGGAGAGCAGCGCTGAAGAGCGGAGGCGTCTTCGGGTCAACGGTATGGTACAGGGTGTGGGGTTCCGCCCTTTTGTTTACCGTCTGGCTGTTGCTTGTGACCTGAAAGGGTTTATCTGCAATACAGCCTCTGGTGTGCTGATTGAGGTGCAGGGTCAACTCTCGCTTCTCAATGAGTTTTCGCGTCGTTTGCTGGGGGAGCGCCCGCCGCTTGCGTTCATCGAAACCATCGAAGAGATGTCTCTTCCCTGTGTTTCAGAAGAGGCTTTTCTGATCGGGAATTCGGGTTCCGGCGTTGGGGTCGAAACACTCATTCCGCCCGATATTGCGCTTTGCAGTGATTGCCGACGAGAGCTTCTGGATCCTGCCAATCGCCGGTTTCGTTATCCTTTCATCAACTGTACCAATTGCGGTCCCCGCTATACCATTGTCGATCGGTTGCCCTACGACCGTCCATTTACCTCCATGCATGGGTTTACCATGTGTGAAGCGTGTGAGCGCGAGTATCATGACCCGCTTGATCGTCGGTTTCACGCACAGCCCAATGCCTGTCCGGTTTGCGGCCCCACTCTTTCCTTGTTTGATGCTTCAGGTACGCTCCTTTTGGGGGAGAGTGTCGTGGAGCACAACCCGGTCGATGGCACTTCTCATGCACAGCCAAAAACCGCTTTGTCCTGTGCTCACACCCTGTCCGGTGATGTCGTCGCCGAAGCCGTTGCTTTTCTCAGGAGAGGGATGATTGTTGCGCTGAAAGGGCTTGGCGGTTTTCATCTTGCCGTAGACGCACGAAATGAAGCTGCGGTACGGCGACTTCGGGAGCGGAAAGGTCGAGAGGCAAAACCTTTTGCAGTGATGATACGCGACAGGTCGCTTGTTCACGGCTATTGTGAGGTCAGTGAAACGGAAATGGCCGCACTGAGCGCTGCGCAAGCCCCCATTGTGCTTCTGAAAAAGAAAAAGAGCAGCAACCTTGCGCCATCCATAGCGCCAGGCAATGAGCGCCTTGGCGTCATGCTGCCCTACACGCCACTGCACACCCTGCTTTTCGATGAAACTCTCGACATTCTGGTGATGACCAGTGCCAATTTCAGCGAGGAGCCAATTGCAAGTGAGAATGAGGAAGCGCTTCTGCGTCTCAAGGGTATTGCCGATGCTTTTCTCGTGCATAACCGCCCCATCTACCTGAAATGCGATGATTCGGTCACCATCGCTTTATCGGGAACGTTGCGGCAGCTCAGGCGGAGCAGGGGATATGTTCCGGCGCCAATATATCTTCGCGAAGATGGTCCGGTTGTTCTTGCTGCCGGAGGTGAGCTGAAAAATACCATTACGATTCTGAAGGGTAGTCATGCACTGATGAGCCAGCATATTGGTGACATGAAAAACTATGAAGCATACCGCCATTTTGTGCAGGTTGTTGCCCATCTTCAGCATCTTTTTCAGGCTGTACCCAAGCTTCTGGTGCACGATCTGCATCCTGCCTACATGACAACACAGTGGGCGATGATGCAGAATATTCCCTTGCTTGGTGTCCAGCATCATCATGCTCATCTGGTGTCATGCCTCGCTGAAAACAGGGAGGAGGGGCCAGCGATTGGGCTCATACTTGATGGTACAGGATATGGAACTGATGGCACGATCTGGGGTGGAGAGGTACTGATTGGGGATGCTGCCGGAGCAGCACGCTTTGCTTCACTTGAGCTTATGCCATTGCCGGGAGGGGAGGCCGCAGTCATGCACCCCTGGCGGGCTGCGCTTGGCTATCTTCACCGAAGTTGTCCCGACCTGCCCGACCTTCCCTTCATGAAAGGACGGAGCATTGAGCCGGTTCTTGAGTTACTTCAAAAGAGGGTTACTATTGTTGAAACCTCAAGCTGTGGCCGACTTTTTGACGCCGTTGCCGCACTCTGCGCTCTGCGGGGTGAGATCAGCTATGAGGGAGAGGCCGCCATTGCACTGATGCATGAGGCAGGGGGGAGTATGGGCAGCAAGTCGTTCCGCTACGGGCTGCATTATGAGCAAAAGCCTGCACTTGCGCCAGTGCAATCCGCAGGAGGTACCATAGGCACGAACGATATACCGGCAGTTACAGAGAGGCTGATCAATACCCCGCGAGGAACTATCGCGAACAAGCACGATCTGTTGCATGAGGAAAAAGGGCGCTGGACGATGCTGGTTTCGCCAATTATCCGTGATGTTGTCACTGCCCTGCAAACAGGGATGGCTGCCGGTGAAATCAGCCGGCGCTTTCACCGTACGCTTGTAAACTGTTTTTATGAAATTATCGGGAAGGCATCCAAAGCGACAGGCATAACCACCGTAGCGCTCAGTGGAGGAGTTTTTCAGAACGCCCTCCTCTTTGAAGCCCTCGTGACTGAACTGCAACGTGCAGGCTACAAGGTGCTTACCCAAGCCCTTGTGCCCTCCAACGACGGAGGCCTCTCCCTTGGCCAGGCCCTCATTGGCAGAACTTACCTCAACGGCAACTATCAAGGAATCCAATAG
- the hypB gene encoding hydrogenase nickel incorporation protein HypB translates to MCDTCGCSTDEGAVLRKPGQSDYHVHVSDHDHSHTHEEHHSHDHGHHHHEGTSRKVVLEQDVLQKNNLLAERNRGYFEAKKIFALNFLSSPGSGKTSLLEKIIPVLQQRFPVAVIEGDQQTTNDAERIQALGVPVIQINTGSGCHLDALMVNRAVKELDLQDNSLLCIENVGNLVCPALFDLGEALKVVIISVTEGDDKPLKYPTMFHEADLCILNKIDLLPYVEFDVARCRENAMRVNHHLEWFELSAKTGEGLTVWQEWLEKKLLQH, encoded by the coding sequence ATGTGCGATACCTGCGGATGTTCAACTGACGAAGGGGCTGTGCTCCGTAAACCCGGCCAGAGTGATTATCATGTTCATGTCAGTGACCACGATCATAGCCACACGCATGAGGAGCATCACAGCCATGATCATGGCCATCATCATCATGAAGGCACAAGCCGGAAGGTTGTTCTTGAACAGGATGTGCTTCAGAAAAACAATCTTCTCGCTGAAAGAAACCGGGGATATTTTGAGGCAAAAAAGATTTTTGCGCTTAATTTTTTGAGTTCCCCTGGTTCAGGCAAAACGTCACTGCTTGAAAAAATTATTCCGGTACTGCAACAGCGCTTTCCGGTTGCAGTCATAGAGGGCGACCAGCAAACTACCAATGATGCCGAGCGAATTCAGGCTCTCGGTGTGCCGGTAATCCAGATCAACACCGGTTCGGGATGTCATCTTGATGCCTTGATGGTCAACCGTGCTGTAAAGGAGCTTGACCTGCAGGATAATTCGCTGCTTTGTATTGAAAATGTCGGAAATCTTGTCTGTCCGGCGCTCTTTGATCTCGGTGAAGCACTCAAGGTTGTCATTATCAGTGTGACGGAGGGAGACGACAAGCCGTTGAAGTATCCAACCATGTTTCATGAGGCCGATCTCTGCATTCTCAACAAGATCGATCTTCTTCCCTATGTGGAATTTGATGTTGCCAGATGCCGTGAAAATGCCATGCGGGTCAACCACCATCTCGAATGGTTTGAACTTTCAGCAAAAACAGGAGAGGGGCTGACTGTATGGCAGGAGTGGCTCGAAAAGAAACTGTTACAGCACTGA
- the hypA gene encoding hydrogenase maturation nickel metallochaperone HypA: MHEMSIALSIVDAVVAKARQEGGVRISAIDLLIGKLAGIEPESLKFCFSAAARETLAAEALLNIEEPEGVGECGECGMSFPVNFYYAECPRCRSLRVKIVSGEEFLIQSMTIEEEGE; this comes from the coding sequence ATGCATGAAATGAGTATTGCACTCTCCATTGTGGATGCAGTTGTGGCAAAAGCCAGGCAAGAGGGCGGTGTCAGGATTTCGGCTATTGACCTGCTGATCGGCAAATTGGCTGGTATTGAGCCTGAATCACTGAAATTCTGTTTTTCAGCGGCAGCCAGGGAGACGCTTGCTGCAGAAGCGCTACTCAACATTGAAGAGCCGGAAGGTGTTGGCGAGTGCGGGGAGTGCGGCATGAGCTTTCCCGTCAACTTTTATTATGCAGAGTGTCCCCGATGTCGTTCATTACGGGTGAAGATCGTCTCGGGTGAGGAATTTTTGATTCAATCAATGACCATAGAAGAGGAGGGGGAGTAA
- a CDS encoding aspartate carbamoyltransferase catalytic subunit, with amino-acid sequence MKHLTGLCNIPASNITSILDMAAGYKKKLITPCPSFEPSLQNKRIALVFFENSTRTRFSFEIAARHLGAGTLNFSASSSSVSKGESLSDTIKNLEAMQVDAFVLRHPSSGAADLITRITSKNVINAGDGSHEHPTQALLDMFTLREYFGTIDGLKVIIIGDVLHSRVARSNIYGLITAGAEVGICCPVTLMPPDADQLGITLFTDLDRAIAWADTAIVLRLQLERATGGYLPSLEEYSVHYGLTDERLERVQKHLLVLHPGPINREIEIANNVADRIQPPGYSKSMLLEQVTNGVAVRMAVLNTLLTL; translated from the coding sequence TTGAAGCACCTTACTGGATTATGCAATATTCCGGCCAGCAACATCACCAGCATCCTTGATATGGCTGCCGGTTATAAAAAGAAGTTGATCACCCCCTGCCCCTCTTTTGAACCATCCCTTCAGAATAAACGCATTGCACTGGTTTTTTTTGAAAACTCAACCCGTACCCGATTTTCTTTTGAGATAGCAGCACGACACCTTGGCGCAGGCACGCTGAACTTCAGTGCATCGTCAAGCAGTGTCAGCAAGGGGGAAAGCCTGAGTGATACCATCAAAAATCTTGAGGCCATGCAGGTGGATGCCTTTGTTCTTCGTCATCCCTCTTCCGGAGCTGCAGATCTCATAACCAGAATAACCTCAAAAAACGTGATCAATGCCGGAGACGGATCGCATGAGCATCCGACACAGGCGTTGCTCGACATGTTTACGCTCCGCGAATATTTTGGAACAATTGATGGGCTCAAAGTGATCATTATTGGCGATGTGCTGCATAGCAGGGTCGCCCGTTCAAACATTTACGGCCTCATCACTGCCGGCGCCGAGGTTGGTATCTGCTGCCCGGTCACCCTCATGCCTCCCGATGCTGACCAGCTTGGCATCACTCTCTTTACCGACCTTGACCGTGCCATTGCCTGGGCCGATACAGCAATCGTGCTTCGACTGCAACTTGAACGAGCTACGGGAGGATACCTGCCCTCGCTGGAAGAGTATTCTGTCCATTATGGTCTGACCGATGAGCGCCTTGAACGGGTACAGAAACATCTGCTGGTACTTCATCCCGGCCCGATAAACCGGGAAATTGAAATAGCAAACAATGTGGCCGACCGCATACAGCCTCCGGGCTATTCAAAAAGCATGCTGCTTGAACAGGTAACTAACGGAGTCGCTGTCCGCATGGCAGTGCTGAACACCCTGCTAACCCTGTAA